In a genomic window of Corynebacterium choanae:
- the gluQRS gene encoding tRNA glutamyl-Q(34) synthetase GluQRS, with product MAGERDTTIGANTPTGTDPAPGIHTAPGADTAPVRSSSTPLFQQQHPAVHESNFAGAGRFAPSPSGELHFGNLRTAVLAWAIARATGRAFYLRIEDIDSQRSRATFATRQIEDLVDLGIDVDEPIITQSARLAVYESALEYLREQDLVYPCFCSRKDISHAAEAPHLPPGAYPGTCRHLSPLEQQERFADFAAQHRKSAFRLKSDNSQVHLRDLLYGETSAFVDDLVLRRGGANEDFAYNLAVVIDDHYQGIDQVVRGVDLLDSAPRQAYLAGLLGVQVPQYVHVPLVVNGEGRRLSKRDGAVTLQQMRDSVGLAGVQRLLLDSLGFTELASLSDVPEVIDPKLLDTQSYTFTEEALAQAGRSMQAVRCPGER from the coding sequence ATGGCTGGTGAGCGTGATACAACGATCGGCGCTAATACCCCAACGGGTACTGACCCTGCGCCCGGTATTCACACTGCACCCGGTGCTGACACTGCGCCGGTGAGGAGTTCTTCCACACCACTGTTTCAACAGCAGCATCCTGCGGTTCACGAGTCGAACTTTGCTGGGGCGGGCAGGTTTGCGCCTTCTCCTAGTGGGGAATTGCATTTTGGGAACCTGCGCACAGCGGTATTGGCGTGGGCGATAGCCCGGGCGACGGGCAGGGCGTTTTATCTTCGTATTGAAGATATTGACTCCCAGCGAAGTCGTGCAACCTTCGCCACCCGGCAGATCGAGGATTTAGTCGATCTGGGTATTGATGTTGATGAGCCGATAATCACCCAGTCGGCGCGGCTTGCAGTCTATGAGTCAGCGTTGGAGTATCTCCGCGAACAAGACCTGGTTTATCCCTGTTTTTGTTCCCGGAAAGACATCAGTCATGCGGCTGAAGCGCCGCATCTGCCGCCGGGGGCATATCCGGGTACCTGTCGGCATCTTTCACCGCTTGAGCAGCAGGAACGATTCGCCGATTTTGCCGCACAACATCGCAAGTCGGCGTTTCGCTTGAAAAGTGACAACAGTCAGGTTCATCTGCGGGATCTGCTGTACGGGGAGACGAGTGCGTTCGTTGATGATCTCGTATTGCGGCGGGGTGGAGCGAATGAGGATTTTGCCTACAATCTGGCGGTGGTCATTGACGACCACTATCAGGGGATTGATCAGGTTGTGCGGGGTGTTGATCTGTTGGACTCGGCACCCCGGCAGGCGTATCTTGCAGGGCTCCTCGGTGTACAGGTGCCACAGTATGTGCATGTGCCGTTGGTGGTCAACGGTGAAGGGCGTCGCCTGTCGAAGCGGGATGGGGCAGTCACCTTGCAACAGATGCGCGATAGTGTCGGTCTTGCGGGGGTGCAACGGCTGTTGCTTGACTCACTCGGTTTTACAGAGTTAGCAAGCCTGAGCGATGTGCCGGAAGTCATTGACCCAAAACTGTTAGATACGCAATCATACACATTCACTGAAGAAGCACTGGCACAGGCGGGGCGAAGCATGCAGGCAGTCCGATGCCCTGGGGAACGATAA
- a CDS encoding queuosine precursor transporter, protein MSNISASGQGASTTHVDASGNPRHIPIPATIYPVLVALFVTVFLISNITATKGVQIGPIITDGAFFLFPIAYILGDVLSECFGFRATRKAIWIGFAAMLIMTVTFYVAIALPPADFYDSQEQFALILGLVPRIVLASLCGYLVGQLLNAWSLVAIKKRTGERSLWARLLGSTIVGEFGDTLVFCLIAAPVIGITTVGDTVNYTLVGFFWKTLVEVAVMPVTYLVIRWVKQRENY, encoded by the coding sequence ATGTCGAATATTTCTGCATCTGGGCAGGGCGCCTCGACTACTCACGTCGACGCGTCCGGTAACCCCCGCCACATTCCCATTCCAGCCACCATCTACCCGGTGTTGGTCGCCCTGTTTGTGACCGTATTTTTGATCTCAAACATCACGGCCACCAAAGGCGTTCAAATCGGCCCTATTATCACCGATGGTGCGTTCTTCCTTTTCCCCATTGCCTATATTCTCGGCGACGTGTTAAGTGAATGCTTTGGCTTCCGTGCCACCCGCAAAGCCATTTGGATCGGCTTTGCCGCAATGCTCATCATGACCGTGACATTCTATGTCGCCATCGCATTGCCACCCGCTGACTTCTACGACTCACAAGAACAATTCGCCCTCATCTTAGGTCTCGTGCCGCGCATTGTTTTAGCCAGCCTCTGCGGCTACCTAGTCGGACAACTCCTGAACGCCTGGTCGCTGGTTGCTATTAAAAAACGCACCGGGGAACGTTCCCTGTGGGCACGTCTACTTGGTTCCACCATTGTCGGCGAATTCGGCGATACCCTCGTGTTTTGTCTGATCGCCGCACCCGTTATCGGCATCACCACTGTCGGCGACACCGTCAACTACACCCTGGTTGGGTTCTTTTGGAAGACCCTCGTCGAGGTTGCTGTTATGCCGGTCACCTACCTGGTGATCCGCTGGGTGAAGCAGCGGGAGAACTATTAA